One Clostridium sp. CM027 genomic window carries:
- the ltrA gene encoding group II intron reverse transcriptase/maturase, protein MKDTRKYDKSRQLHKEGSLRENRVELEGNVEVHSISSMSEEGRNDVNEYDNGLLEQILSRDNMNKAYKRVKANKGSHGIDGLTVDELLHYLKEHGQELRQSLLESRYRPLAVRRVEIPKPDGGIRLLGIPTVLDRVIQQAISQTLIPVYEKKFSDNSYGFRPLRSGKQAVEKCRGYINAGHTWTVNIDLSKYFDTINHDKLIRILSEDIKDSRVISLIRKYLQSGVMINGVFMNTEEGAPQGGPLSPLLSNVMLHELDVELTKRGLNFCRYADDANIYVKSEKSANRVMKSITRFIEEKLKLRVNKEKSTVDRPWKLKFLGFSFYRAKGEYRMRVPQKPIIKFKAKLKELTSRSNAMSMKYRFMKLKQVIVGWINYFAIADIKSILKTLDEWLRRRIRMCFWKQWKKIKTKYGNLVKLGIPNNKALQYANTRKGYWRTSNSPILNKTLTNKYLKNIGLVSISETYLLKH, encoded by the coding sequence TTGAAGGATACGAGAAAATATGATAAAAGCAGACAACTTCATAAAGAAGGCTCTCTACGAGAGAATAGAGTGGAACTCGAAGGTAATGTAGAAGTGCATAGTATTTCCTCTATGTCAGAAGAAGGAAGAAACGATGTGAATGAATATGATAATGGTTTACTCGAGCAGATATTATCGAGAGATAATATGAATAAAGCATATAAAAGAGTAAAAGCCAATAAAGGAAGTCATGGGATTGATGGTTTGACAGTAGATGAACTTCTACATTATCTAAAAGAGCATGGACAAGAATTAAGGCAATCATTATTAGAAAGTAGATATAGACCTCTAGCCGTAAGAAGGGTAGAAATACCAAAACCTGACGGTGGAATTAGGCTACTTGGAATACCTACTGTATTAGATAGAGTTATTCAACAAGCGATATCACAAACTCTAATACCAGTATATGAAAAGAAATTTTCTGATAATAGTTACGGTTTTAGACCTTTAAGAAGTGGAAAACAAGCTGTTGAAAAATGTAGGGGATATATTAATGCTGGACATACATGGACGGTGAATATAGACCTTTCTAAATACTTTGATACGATAAATCATGATAAATTAATAAGGATACTATCGGAAGATATTAAAGATAGTAGAGTAATTTCTCTGATACGAAAGTATCTACAAAGTGGAGTGATGATAAATGGGGTATTTATGAATACAGAAGAAGGAGCACCTCAAGGCGGGCCTTTGTCCCCATTATTAAGTAACGTAATGTTACATGAACTCGATGTAGAACTAACAAAACGAGGACTAAACTTTTGTAGATATGCTGATGATGCGAATATATACGTCAAAAGTGAGAAATCAGCAAATAGAGTAATGAAGAGTATTACGAGATTTATTGAGGAAAAGTTAAAGCTTAGAGTGAATAAAGAAAAGAGTACAGTAGATAGACCTTGGAAACTTAAATTTTTAGGATTTTCATTTTACCGGGCAAAAGGTGAATACAGAATGAGAGTTCCTCAAAAACCTATAATCAAATTCAAAGCAAAGCTAAAAGAATTAACTTCAAGAAGTAATGCGATGAGCATGAAATATAGGTTTATGAAACTTAAGCAAGTGATAGTTGGATGGATAAATTATTTTGCTATTGCAGACATTAAAAGTATTCTTAAAACACTTGATGAATGGTTAAGGCGAAGAATTAGAATGTGTTTTTGGAAACAATGGAAAAAGATTAAAACAAAATATGGGAACCTTGTTAAATTAGGAATACCAAACAATAAAGCTTTGCAATATGCAAATACAAGGAAAGGCTATTGGAGAACATCCAATAGCCCTATATTAAACAAAACATTGACCAATAAATACCTTAAAAATATAGGATTAGTTTCTATATCTGAGACATATTTATTAAAACATTAA
- a CDS encoding carbonate dehydratase, protein MSKYKIVRYNPVGPTNVYSYFVSSNPPTSFNPISMYPSIDKTAFIGPFASIIGDVRIDAKVLIGCNTTLRADEGTPFYIGTKTNIQDGVILHGLKNMKVSVNKKEYSIYIGNEVSIAHGALVHGPCIIGNNTFVGFNAIVFNSIVEDSCYIDLAAVVTDGVRIPANRYVPAGAIINTQEKANALAMVSQSNEDFAKGVAKSNIELSQAYSLQFGDTRCSCGICCNSDTFKNLENE, encoded by the coding sequence ATGAGTAAATATAAAATTGTTAGATATAATCCTGTAGGCCCAACTAATGTATATTCATATTTTGTTAGTAGTAATCCACCTACGTCTTTTAATCCTATTAGTATGTATCCCAGTATTGATAAAACTGCTTTCATAGGCCCTTTCGCGAGCATTATAGGCGATGTAAGAATCGACGCAAAAGTATTAATTGGATGTAATACAACTCTTAGAGCGGATGAAGGAACACCATTTTATATTGGAACTAAAACTAATATTCAAGATGGAGTAATATTACATGGGTTGAAAAACATGAAAGTCTCTGTAAATAAAAAAGAATATTCTATCTATATAGGAAATGAAGTTAGTATTGCTCATGGAGCTTTAGTTCATGGTCCATGTATTATTGGAAATAATACTTTTGTTGGATTTAACGCTATTGTTTTTAATTCTATTGTGGAAGATAGCTGTTACATTGATTTGGCAGCTGTTGTTACAGATGGGGTAAGAATTCCTGCTAATAGATATGTTCCTGCTGGTGCCATAATAAATACTCAAGAAAAAGCCAATGCTCTAGCAATGGTATCACAAAGTAATGAGGATTTCGCTAAAGGAGTAGCTAAATCAAATATCGAACTTTCACAAGCTTATTCTCTACAATTTGGTGATACTAGATGTAGTTGTGGTATTTGCTG